In the Salvia splendens isolate huo1 chromosome 16, SspV2, whole genome shotgun sequence genome, CCCGAGAAAAActcaatttgaattaaaatgtAGAAATATCATTAATTGCAATCGTGTTTGCACACACCCTTCCACGTCGAAATTTTATATTATCATAAAATTGAAGTAACCGAGTAAGGAGAGAGAACAGGGGTGCATAGTTAATTCACATGATGTAAACGCTATTggtaagaaataataatataatattaatgaGAAAGAGTATAGTTGACAAACGACCATGTAGATCGGATCGAGCAAATGGGAGGGGCGGAACAATATGGGCCGTTGGAAATTAGCCGGCACGTATTTACACTCTTGTACAaccaaataaaaatactcttcccctcgtccgcgaatagaagtctcgtttcttttatatactccctctgtcccagttAAGGTAACCCCTTTCGTTTTTCACATGTGTTTtggaaaaatcataataaatagttaaaatgaaggaaaagtaaagtaagagaaagaataatgtagaagagggtctcttccatattattctctctcttaatttactttctttctactttaactatttattatgatttttataaaacacATGCGAAAAACGAAAGGGGTCATCTtaattgggacggagagagtacaaattttaaaaaattatatgagTGGAATGGAACTTGAggtctctttaccatttatagtatttacaaaccgggactcctatttgtgaacggactgaaatgaaaaaatggaaatcatattcacggatggagggagtatttataatCGGGTTGTATCGCAATTAGCAATGCAGAGCTATGGTAACCTTGAGGTCACGAATTCAAACTCCACCGCCCACTAGGAGAGTTTCGGCTTTAATTTCCAAAGCCGTGATCAaaccaaaaaacaaaacaaatggagTAATAGATATTTGTGGTAATtacatgaaatttgaaaaaaaaatgtttggaTATAGGTGAAATTGTAATATAATGAAAATATCTGATCGTCTCTGTGTAATACAttataaatgttttttttatcaaaccaCAATGCTTCGTTTACAAATGGACAACATTGTTTAACTCACCGACGATGATGTCCACACAAGGTTTCCCTATTAATGTATGAGATACGATTTTACCAAATAATTTCGTAGTAGGATGATTACGAACAAAACATATTTTGCCGATTAATTTTTAAAGGAGCGAGACGGATCAGAATTGAATTAGAGACAATATAGCATTCAATTTTGGGCATATTTTTATCGTTATAAAAACATCGTGTGTGAGTGTGAGAGGGACATTGCCCAACAATTTTCGTGGCCTATAAAGGCAGACACAATATGGTCCCGTGGCTGCTATGCGAAAAATCATTTGGTTTTTTTCCCCTCCCTTCTCCCTTGAGTATTAGCTAGCTGCTACTGCgtactctgtgtgtgtgtgtgagagagagaggaaaacTAGAAGAAATAAGCGCAGGTCCAATCAAGAGCGTGTGTGGATATTTATTGGTAGGCTAGCAAGTGTGAATAATTGGGATGGGAAGATCCCCTTGCTGCTCCAAGGTTGGGCTCCGACGAGGCCCTTGGTCCACTAAAGAAGACACTCTTCTCGCCAATTACATCACCCAAAACGGTGAAGGCCAGTGGAGATCTCTCCCAAAGAAAGCCGGTAACTCAAATCAtttcccccctctctctctctctctctctctcttgttaattaattagtacACTAATTTGGTGCAGATCTAATGAGATGCGGGAAGAGCTGCAGGCTGAGGTGGATGAACTACCTCCGGCCGGGGATAAAGCGCGGCAACATAAGCGAAGACGAGGAGGATCTCATCGTACGCCTCCACGGCCTCCTCGGCAACCGCTGGTCCCTAATCGCCGGCAGATTGCCAGGTCGAACGGACAATGAGATCAAAAACTACTGGAACACACACCTCCTCAAGAAGCTCAACTCCGCCGCCGCCCCTCACAAGGACCTTCCCCACCTCGCCACCAAGCCCACAAAGCACAAGAAGCCAACCCCCGCCAAGCACAAGAAGCCAACCCCAAACCCTCTTCCGCCGATCGATGACGCTGCTCCGCCGAAGGCGAAGGTGTGCGTGCCGAAGCCGATCAGGGTGTCGTCGGCGTTCTCCCGCAGCAACAGCTACGACAGCCTGGCCTCCAACAGCGACGCCGCCTACGTGCCGGAGAAGGACCTTTCATTCCCGCCGGTGCCGTGGCCGCCGATTTTCGAGCTCGACGGGGACTACGGCGGGGCCGATGATTTCCTCGACGGAGGGTTTATTTTGCCGGTGCTCAACCACTCCGATTCCATATCCAGCGATGTCAACATGTTGGAGCAGGTCTACGAAGAGTACCTCCAGCTTCTCTAGAAgatttaataaaatagaaaaataaaaaaaaaatgtaaataaataaaaaatactatgtATGGTTGTGCGAtaataaactttttttttattaatttacaaTAATTCTTACTAATTAATGTGGGTAGAAGAGGATTAGGTCCCGCAAACTTGAAAGCCTTGTTCCATTATATTGGGATTTTTGTCTTATTAATGTATTACCACCTTCAAATCTAAAAATTGAGTACAGTAAATTAGGAACATTTCCAAATTGTTAGGGTAAATACATTATTCATACAAAATGTATCACACTTGTTTCAAATTGGTATAAAAAGTTTCAAATTATCATCACTAATACAAAAGTTCGGCTGACTTTCATTTTAATACAAATCATAACCACAATCTTAACTCCGTTAATTATATGCTTATGTGGCATTTAAATCatcaactaaataaaaaatgagaaattgTGGGAAATTTATTCTGAACTCTCTGTAAGTAACTTTTGACGTTTTCTTTAGAGAAGTGACTCAAGCAAGACAAGCAATATCTCCATAAAAcatctctatctctctcatTTACTAATCTGTGCTAAATGAAATGATGAATATGGTCGCTCGTAGCATTTGATAGTACTTGGGAGGTACAAAGCCTAAATGTGCATAGTTCTTGTTGGGAGTTAATATACTGTCTTTATGTTAGAATTTGTTGGAGTTCCTGATAATATTGGTGTTTTCACCTCTTGGAATTTAAATAGAGCTTTTTTCCATTATCATTATTTTCTCTGATTTATTGAAGTGTGTAGAGTAGTAGTGTGAGGTTGTTTTTCGTTTGTTTGTGCAGGGGGGTTAGGGGTGTGGATGGCCAGATTTAGGAGGTCGGCCGACTCCCTCCCCTTGCCACTAGTACCGCCGGAGTCGGGGTTCGGAGTTGTCGTCCACTCCACGACAAATCCAATTCGATCCCCCGACCCTATTGAGCACGTCGCATATGGAGTTGCACTGTTGCCGTCTGCGAACTGTGAAGAAATAATCGTTAGTCTGCTATTGAAGAAGACAAAGAATAATGAATGTTCTTGCTAACCGTTAAAGAAGGAGCGTTGGTCTGTTAAAGAAGACAAAGTCTAATATTTTTGGTTACTAGTTTTGCTCGTTGGTCACTGGATCGAGATAGTTTTATctttgtagaaatcatggaataaaatatgccttatcaatggattttgaccaaataataaatgtgacgagacatctaattttatgaaattaaatgatataacgtcgatctacattttacgtagataaatgtagtatattcactttctcaaatccgatttccggtgagtgagaaatagtggattaaagttgggcataattagttTTTaactaaagcttggagtttgagcttagggaataattaactagtattaattatcccacataggagaagtgacacatcttttaatgtgcttaaattaagtgacttaatgttacttaataattatagtggaccaagatgggtgaaagagcccacacgcgcgcgccgccgccgccgcccgcccgagcctcGGGACCgtgagcacgagcacgagcctCGGgcctcgatcttggacttgaaCTTGGACTTGAACTTGgatctttgggtggtctttgggctcgggtctggacccgtagtaatctttttagaccaccgctgagtcagcaatccaagtggcttgacacatcgtcaagcgtggcacagtcaaagcctacacggctgccacatgagaaatccacacgcgaaaggcacactcctgccacaagcttgtaatcgccgacggttacgaatgagccatgatgagccttcatggcttggttgaccctgcatggtggcttggcctataaataggctagccattccactgcatttcaCCCACTGAATATCACAAGCATACTtcctctctgcatagtcttttcgaagctctgccctcttccagttcgccggagctcgttccaactgcggtgttgcaacgaacgagacgtagccgtttatctttggggacgaagcgccaaaaccgagaacactaccggggtgtatctcgtcttgcggaaagagaccttcctcgactcggctaagttcatctttacagtttcgaatttctcattgtaattttcgtttctattttttcttttcttcgatcttctctcgggttgtattacgcccggttagtgttTTTTATAGCTATATCTCCAACAATCTTTTTGTTGATGGCACGCGAAGATTATAATATGTAGATTATTTGAGatacatattattattattattattattattattattattattattattattattattattattattattattattattattattattattattattactactacataGGAGCATTTGCAGCATTAGATGAAATCAATCGTGTATGATGAATTTCTAAATCTTTCTGAATCTGTCATACATTGATTTTAAATTTCACTGAACTAACCTGCCATACATTGTTACACCAAAATTGCTTAAATCTTGGTGTCGTTTGATTAGTCAAATGCCACATAAGCACCATAATTAACAGAGTTAAGACTGTGGTTACTATTTGTATTAAAATGGAACATAAACATAACTTTTTGTATTAGTTAGGATAACTTGAAACCTTTTGTACCAATTTAAAACAAGTGTGATACATTTTGTATGAAAAATGTATTTACCCTCAATTGTTGTGTTGTTACTACTACTGCTCAGTTAACAAACGTCGTGTCATCTAACAATCCTAGTACTATCTCCGTCTCACAATAAGTgttacattttgtcatttcggtctgtCATACAATATGAGTCACATTTcaattttactataaatggtaagtagatctcatattccacaaaccaattctactcacattttattataaaactaatatatatataggtgggACCCATaattcactaacttattcaatccaattttctttacatttcttaaaattcgtgctcaCACTacatgtgacacttaatgtgggatTGGGGCCGTACTAATTAAATGTGTAGCCAAAATTCAATCAAACATTCCAAACATTgtctattagagcatccgcaacgcgtgccgttgcggtgccttatttcgttccggaggaacgaaaccgcggcggcacgcgttgcagccgcccgtgtcgtcgccattccgtgccggtgccgtgccgggtgccgttcccgcgagacgcggcacgacacgttccgccacgcgccgaggcgacgtggcggcctcccattcgacgcgtgacgcccactcgctgccccgcgagtgggcgtcgtcacggtgacgcaataattcgattttttttaaaaaaaaatcgaatttaataaaaaaaatatttttatttataaaaattgttttttatatttaaaaacaatttttacaaataaatgaatactagaaattcgt is a window encoding:
- the LOC121770667 gene encoding transcription factor MYB1-like, which translates into the protein MGRSPCCSKVGLRRGPWSTKEDTLLANYITQNGEGQWRSLPKKADLMRCGKSCRLRWMNYLRPGIKRGNISEDEEDLIVRLHGLLGNRWSLIAGRLPGRTDNEIKNYWNTHLLKKLNSAAAPHKDLPHLATKPTKHKKPTPAKHKKPTPNPLPPIDDAAPPKAKVCVPKPIRVSSAFSRSNSYDSLASNSDAAYVPEKDLSFPPVPWPPIFELDGDYGGADDFLDGGFILPVLNHSDSISSDVNMLEQVYEEYLQLL